TGATCGCCGGAGGTGGCTAGATGTGTAGTAGAAGTCACAGCAGCATTCGAATACGGCTTCTTTAAAGCGAGGCAGGGTTAAACCCTGAGCTGCATGGCTGGTAAAGAAGTACACCACTTTGACATAGTGCAATTTCATGGCAATGTCCATCCCACTTAGGTCATGAACCACGTCCGAACCGGTCACTCTTCCCGACCTGACCGAGGTAAGCTTGATGCCATAAAGCAAGTCTTGATCTACTTTGGTAAATACCATATTGGTTGGTTCTATCTATACGTGAGAGAAAAAGATCAAGTAGGGTTTGGTACTGTCTTAACCCTAGCTAGATGATGATCAGCATGAGCTagcaatgcatatatatatatatatagggagaaTATCAGGTCCATATGGGGTTTTCTTATAATGATCGGTACGTAGGAGTATTTATGGGTTCTGCATAGGTGTAATTATGTGATTGGTTAGTCTGCATTATTGTAGCAGTTTGAGCGGTGCCCTATTTGATTgtattaagagaaatgatacttgcagttaTGAGTGTGTAAATAtcatacaattttaaaaaaattgaataaatatgagatctatatgaaaaaaaaaaattaattatggaCTCCATtcgtttttaaaataattgcatAACTCTTACGTATTTCACAactatatgtagtattactcttacATTAAATATCGTACATGCAGCAACTGGGGACattaagaattattttatttaaaagtttttatatggtataatttgattAGTAAAATTTAGAAAGGCAATGCTAAGGATTCCATTGGAGAATTTTGTTCAagcatcctttttttttttttcagtttttttatgcagttattaagaaaatgttatttaatgatattgtgatttttttaaaaaaaatatttaaaagtgttaaacaAATGATgtgaacaaaaaaacaaaagaaaacatttttaaatatttttttcacatcatttttttaatact
Above is a genomic segment from Juglans microcarpa x Juglans regia isolate MS1-56 chromosome 1D, Jm3101_v1.0, whole genome shotgun sequence containing:
- the LOC121240688 gene encoding protein ECERIFERUM 26-like, producing the protein MVFTKVDQDLLYGIKLTSVRSGRVTGSDVVHDLSGMDIAMKLHYVKVVYFFTSHAAQGLTLPRFKEAVFECCCDFYYTSSHLRRSESGRPYIKYNDSGARFIEAHCDMTIDECLEMKGFYSDMQKLLVSQQVIGSKLTFSPATTRDCIF